TGTGGCTTTCGATTTACTTTTGTTGGCTCGTATTTTTGTTGCTCATATAACACTGTGTCATCTCCCATGTGTTCAATTTCATTCGATGCCATGTTACCCTTCTCTAGATTCCTTATGTATGTGCCCAAAAGTCTCAGTACTTGGGGTTATATACGTTTCTCAAGGAAGCCTGCTCTTGTGGGGTTTATTCTATTGTTCTGTTTAAATGAAAGGTGTGTGGAAACCATTCCGTGAGAGGAAACTAGCTCAACGGATGACAGTTACGAAACTTAGTTCTTAAAGTAGAGTTTTCACTCTCTAGTACACCTCCGAGAGTCGTTTTTTTGCCGTAAAGGAATATAAGCATTATAATGAAGTTAACGGAGTAATGATTTAGTTAGTTGCTTTTAATCGCAGGTTGTACTAGCGTTAAGCGCCTTGTGGCTGATTTTGTTCCGCGATATGCACTGTACTGCCCTACTGCTATTGGTGATGCCGTTGAAACTGTCATCGGCATGCATAACTTCAGCTTGGAACCATTAAAGACAGGACAAGATGCTGATGGTGTTGCTTTTCAAACTGCTAAAGCCTGCATATTCGGTCTGGTTGATTTATGTTCTGCTGCTTCTTCAAACAGAAGATCATCACCAGAGGCTCGGGATATCTGCTCTGCTGTTTTCAGAAATGTGTTAACCTTCTTTGTGCTATCTTTTGAGGGTAAAGAAATCTTCCAGATACTTGATAAGAGCGATTTGAAGGTGCAAGATCCTAACGAAGACTTTTCCCAGCTGATGCAAAAACTTTCAGAGGGAAACTCCTTACCTCTGATCAAGCTATCCCAGTTTCGTGTCTTAGCTTTACTCAAAGTATTCTTCAGCTTCCCTAAAAATTCAATTGCCACTTGTTTTGGATTCTTCAATTCGTCATCAACGGAGGATGTAGCCACGGGGAAGTATCTTATTACTAATATGACAGAAACGATTAGTGATATTGATACCGCTAGTAATGAACCTGAACCAGATGAGAATTCTGGTCAGACAGATTCTAACAAAATAGAAGCTACTGTCAAGAATGCGGAAGGGTTGAGTGGGATCCACGAAGCATCACACAGTCTAAAGAGCTGCTTGTTAGGAATGGTAATACTCTGAGTAGCGTAGAATCACTTTTAagttgcatttttttttgttattgactTGCTGTTATTTCCCGCTTGAGCATCAACCATGTCATTCATTTTATTTGCTTGACTAGAGTGGAATGGCTGTGTATTGCTAAAAATCtaatagtttcaaaaatcaTTCATGCAGGTTCTTGGGAGGAGTCTCTCCATTGGTAGGTGGGCCTTCTTTAAGTACAAGAATATATGCAGCCTGTCATCCTTCATAGATATATCCAGCGCTATTCCTTCTCTAGAGGCAATGTTTGCACTTGTCGGAAAAGATATCAAGGCAGACGATTATCAAATGGAGAGTGACGACGATGATTGTGGAAAATTTTCAGCTTCACATGTGAAACCTCACAGTTCTACGGAAAATGATGTCCGCTCTAGTGCTGGATCTGTCTATGATGCTGGAGGTTCACGATCTATGGACTTTGAGACGGCTGAGCAGAGAGACTTGTCATGCGGTCGATCTTCGGTCCCAAGGGGATTAATAAATCATCATACACCATCTCCTTCTGCAAGAGTGCCTTCCGACTTAAGGAGTAACTCTGCAGATGGTAGGAACAATTTTATTGTTGGAGGGTCACCTGCTATTCAAGCAGCGCCCCGTGGACCTTCATCAGGGAAAATCGTTTGGTATTTGGACGGAGACCCCACTGCTTATGACATTTATCCCGCTTCGGGGCAGCTGTGGTTGGGGTATTTAGGACCAGAAGAAACTGAAGGTCATCTAAGGTTTCAGCTTGATAGGTACGGTCCAGTAGACCGTTTCTTTTTTGATCCAGTGAAAGGATTTGCCCTAGCTGAATATAGAAGTATAATTGATGCAATCAGAGCACGAGAATATCTGCGAGCCGAATTTCCTTGGCGCATTAAGTTTATGGATATAGGAGTTGGTGCAAGAGGGTCTTTCAACGGGGTAGCGTATGGTTATTGTACTCATCTGTATATTGGAAGCATCTCTAGCCAGTGGGAGAGGGATGAAATTGTCCATGAGTCACGGCAAGCCCTTTATAAGGGACCTCGCATGGTGACTGACCTGTACTATGAACATGCCCTTTTGATGGAGTTTGATACGCCTGATGATGCTGCCGTTGTCATGGCACATCTCAGGTTTTATCGTGGAGAAAAGAGTAAATTTAACATGCCATCAGTCAATCGTCCTTTGCCTCATGAAGGTGGAGTAAGGTTTGTCTCTCTACTTCCAAGCTATTGTTTCTTTGATGACTCTAAATTGTTGACGTTTTTAGTGATAAATATCCATACAAGATTTTTATCTTCTCACACACACTCTCACGCGTCCTAATTTTTGGTACATTTATGCACATCGTTTTTTGGTCTCTTTTAGTTTGACGTGGAAATTTCTTGTCTTAACAGTCATTCAGAGAGCCACCTTCAAATGCTTCCAACATCAAAACCGGATAATGGATCAGGGGAATATGTGTCCCCATTAATGAGCACGGATCCTGGAGCTAACTTTCAGCAAAATTGGCCTGCTTCTGGTAGCACTCTTGTGAATCCTGCACAAGGAGGTTAGTCTTCTATCTTCTATCTTCTGGATCATTAATGGTTTCTTGTCACCGCAAAGATTTGTGTATGAATTTAAGGCCCACCCTTTCTCTGTCTCAGGGACTCCTTCATGTGTGCCCATGCCAGCTCCAGGACAGGCTGCTACACCGACATCTCAAATTCCTCCATCTCCGTTTGTTCAACAACCCATTCACCCTCCTCCAAACACCTCTTGGGACACAAGATCTCTAGGCCACCAAATCTCTCCAAGTGGTACTGCAATAGCAACATCGTCACAGGCTCAAGGACCTCCACCGCAGCAGGTTTCAGGTCCATTTGTGCCGCCTCCCGTGCATCCAGTCTCTCAGTCACAAGAACCATATGTTCAGCATTTTGATCAGGTGTATCCACCTCCGCCTTCAGGACATTCATTACCCTCTGTGACACAGCCACCGCCACCAGAAATGATGCCACCTCCGCCTCAAGCTCAACCACCTCCTTTGCCTCACGCACATCCACCTATGGTTCCTCCGCCTCCTTGTAATCCACAATCTCCTCCGCCCTTACCTCCAACGGTCACACAATTGTCTGAACCAGATGCTTATGATCATAACGCAGAGCACCATTGGCAGGGTGTTCTGTCCAAAAGCGGAGTTCATTACTCCACGATCGTTGCTCAGAGATTGGAATCGGACATTTGCAAATATACCAATGGGTTTTCAGAGGCTGTGCAGTGAGTGGCAACACCTCACTCTAATTTGATGCATTATACTAAACTTATGTGCAATTAACATTCGTTTTCTGGCTTTTTACTTTCTGCAGATGGCCAGTTAAATTGGACATGACCAAGCGCACAGATATGAAGAAAGTAAAATCGAGTTTCACAAACACTCAGCCCCACCAAGTGAGTTTCTATTCTCTTGGTTCTCTCCCATGTACAAAGCCATCTATCTTCTTACGGTTTGAGGAACTTTGTTTTTGCAGAGAGAGGTCTGTCAGTTAATTCCCGCAACTTTCAGCGACCGTAAAGGggtaaaaataaagttttagttTGGCTGCATCGAGTAAACCTATATCGTCTTGCTTTgtaatataactatttcaaactCACATTTTTTGGTTGTCTTGCGGCAGCTCCAAGATTTCACATCATACTTGAAGCAGAGAGATTGTGCAGGAGTTATAAAGATACCTGTAACAAGCCTCATGTGGGCGAGGCATCTCTTCATTCTTCCCTACTCGGAAGAAACATGTTCCATGCTTTCAGTCACCCCAAGCTCCTCTGAATGTTTGATCGGTTTGGTTTTGCCCAAGGAACCCAATGCTGAGTGCTCGTGACATAGAATATCTACTCATGTATCTCATGACAAAGCAGAGTCATTGCCTAAGATAGTTCGGAATCAGTTTGTAAATGATGAACGTACTAGTGGTGTAATCTCACTCTTTTGTTTCACCCTTTTAAGGGAACCAATTGTAGATTGGTGTGAACTATTATTAGCTGTCAAAGTTTCGTTATCGCGTGGCATCTTTCCTCTATATACACTGTAAATTAATATTGGTATGAGGTTTGCGTTTGGGTTTGTCGTTTGTGACATTCTTCAACCAAACAATTAATGCTCAAGCGCAATGTAACATAAAAGTTTTAGATAGCTAATCTCGAACGCAATTTCACCAAACGCTCGTCAGGGAATCGCAAATCGGTTGGATGGTGGGAGGCAATAGGATTCCTCCTCCTCTCCGAGTGGGAGTAGGGTTAGGATGGGGGGATCAGGGACAGTGGGTATCCAGCAAATGTCCGGCTTAAGGAGGTGGCAGTTTCGTGAATTACTTGCCTCGGGACGAAGCCGTAGCCGCCGGTCTCGGCCCAGAGGATGGAGGTTTGGATCCAGTGGAGAGTGGTGGATCTCCTCAATAGAGAGCTCACAAGGCTGCTTAAGCCTAATCctagagagttttggagagaaggtCCATCGTCTTAACATAATGTCAACCAACTTAGTTTAGGCTTTGTCCTGTATGTTAATGTTACTTGTATGATTCCTCAAGTTTAGAAGCAGATGGTATGATTTCCCTTTTCATGGCGTCAAGGGAGTTGTCGCCGGCGTAATTGTTGGAGAAATCGAGTTGTGCCGCCGTGTTTTCATGGTCTTGTATAGAATGTGAGTTGCTAATGTTTTCATGataaaataaagacaaaaagacaaaaatagcactaaatcaagtttatgttcccaaactagcactcaaggtcaaaagtcacaaaaatagcacttaatgttttatcaaaagtcacaaacttagggctTAGAGTTAAAggatggggtttaggatttagggtttagggtttagggtttagattttagggtttagggtttagagtttagggtttagggtttagggtttagagtttagggtttacagttgagaaatgaggttttggggataatatttcaaattttgaaaaataaaaaaaattaaaattttcaaaggataaacttagaaaggtgctattttggtcattttagtttttgagtgctatttttgtgatataaacttagaaaggtgctattttggagatttgccctaaaatgaaaacaaatcagTTCTCTTTTTTGGACTTGTAatatatatcccctatatattatttgagaaatattacaacttctttttgtagtcaTATGTCATCACTAtaaatgattcttagaatcattagagaaatatgttgatccatctaattatataataagctttttattaaactaacaataaattcatcattaatgtactttattatttttttaaataaaatttacggaattgcctaatgtggctaaaatatatatgacaattaatgattttgaataataaatatttgataaaaaatagtgtatcttctatcatatttatttaattttaaactattaaataaattaaacaaccataataaccatataataaaaatttagatttttatgtatatcttatattttgaatttttacaaacggctataaattagtaaaactgttaaaagtctcacattcaaattttatgatccatagtttaaaatttttgttatgacaaaatacaaatgattacaaaaattatataagtaaaaagtctactttaattaattattaagattaatatatatatcattttaaattaaactatacaccatgtaaaatacaatattttagtttcaaaatttactttgaacaatttttttgataaaatttttgaacgatcattgacaacttatttttttttaattataaattattaaaactattaatcccacaatgaaaattttgttatcagtaatttaatttttttttctataaaagatacaaatgattgaaaaaatatatgagtagaaatcatcatttaatagacattaatattaaaaatatactaaaatatatgatctatgttagtatcattaaatttaataacatatcctatcaaatattaaaaaaatattttttggattaataaaattgatttatatgttcgcaccaatttaattatatgtttaatagttactgacttttaattatttaatatatatttattatttcataatatgtaaaaatatttaatacataaaataatttatatatataatgttgatcccgcgtaagacgcggatcttaacctagtatatatatatatatatgtgaaaaggAAATTTTAATATCTTGGGACAATGTGTTGAATATACTGGTCCAAATTAGCTGAATACACATGATTATGGATAACCcaaaaataagtaattttttgATACTGTGCGGACGAAAATGCCCTCATACTTTATCAAAAACATGTAACTCTAGATCTATCagctaaatatttacatagcaGGTAACAATCTACATACCAACTAACATATTAGCTAATAATTTCAGTATCATCTAACAATCTATGTATCAAACAAATGTATCgactaacaaatcatatatcagttaatgaaactattaacaattaattagttatcTATCAAATAGCTTCAAATCTATTTGTAACAGCTAACACTCATGTATCGATTAAGAATccaataaaatctaaataatagcaggtaaataataaaatatctaacatatatattatctaaaagttgATTGTGATTCGAAATTGGAAACATTGGAATTGGGGTGAGATAATAAGATTAGCATTATGCGTGTcaaaagaatcagaataaaaaaataaaaatttatgttgaattagaagatgatttgaagaaCATGTACGAGAGATAAAGAGATTAGAACTAGGCTTGggcgttcgggtcttcgggtcgggtttgggCCGGTTtctttcgggtccgggtctttcgggtcctaaatatttagatcCAATcggtacttagaaattttcggttcgggtttgggtcggttcttctcgggtcCGGATCGGTttgggtctataattaaaatacccataattgtcatatatatctaaaattttacaaaataacctaaatgaaactattaataattaaaataaaacatgtttaaactctaaattttacattttaaaggtTCATATTACTTaaacaatattacaaaataataacaaatattgttgacaaaagatatttcaactaaatcataaaataatatatataaaatagaacacaaaaacattatagttttagatatacacgtttttaagtcgggtacaaatcggttcttatcgggtcgggtctattcgggtcggttcttttcggatCCGGGTCTATTCGGATCGGTTCTTTTTGGTTCCTTTCGGTTTCTTTCGGTTCCAAGTCCAttcgggtaaaaaaaatttagacccaaaaagtacttgtaaatttttggtCCGAGTCCGGATCGGatatttttgggtcggttccggttcgggtcttcgAGTCTAGGTTAAAATGTCCAGGCCTAATTAGAACATAGAAAAGGgagaaagagagatagagataagaatataaaagtcataaaaaaatatttaaaaaaataaaaggatatgCCAAATTATACGTGCTTTTGGTTGTATCCACACcaatttctctatattttactcGTGGTATAGCAACTACACGGTTTGTGAGGTCTACGTAATGCAAGAGACTGAGAGATCATAATGGGTCCACGCTTGGATATTCTTTTTATCATATCCAAAGTTCACTctctttcatttttaatatttacttttatttctcAGCCCAAAACTCGAAAATGTTAGTGTCAATTATAAATCTGAGTAGAACAAAACGATCTATTTCAATACTTAACCCAGCTAGTTTCGCTCAACCACCGAACCACACCAAACCAAACCAGCGCGTTCTGCTAAACAATGGCTCCACAATATTTAGATTATCACTTGACATTTTCAACCGTTGATTGTAGCCACGAAAGGATGGCGTTCACCTTATTTTCTCGGTTGTCGGCTATAGCTCAATGACCCGAAAGACTATCAGACGATACATAGCCACTGAGAAAAACGAGTTGCGAAGAAGGCAAATCCAATAAAAAGTGCTTTAAATcctgcaaaaaaagaaagatcaatCTGCTCCAAATATCAAACAACCATCGAAACACTGGGATGACGACTCTCACATCAGATCTCCCCGCCACAAGCTTCCGACTGAGCCAATCGAGAAGCTAAGCAACGTCCTGATCTGAACAAGAAAACCatgttcggttatttatttGCTTTACGGTCAACTTTACTAGAGAGACAATGGTAAACCGgtaatagaataaaaaaaactaatcaagaTCAAgttctctgacttgatgaactTGTCTTCGAAAGTAAGATGGAAAGCACAACAGGAGAGTAGCCACCGAGAAAGTATTGAATCTGTCATAGACGATAGAGCAAACCTAAATTACAAACGCGAAAACCTTAGAAAACCCGTCGTCATATTTATAAGTCTAGAAGTCATATTAATTATGATGAGCAACATTCAACCTTTTTAGTATTCCCTCAGATCAAAATGACATGTTATTAATGATTTACAAATGTAAGTTGAAATTTAGTCTATAAAATTAACCCAAGTGTGGATGCTAATCgatttgaaaaataaagaaaacagtttatttaaaatgaatttgttagatttaaaaactgatattatattttatataattaaaataacataaaaaaatgacataatctacaaataaaaataaaacaagatcTAAAACATTGTACACGAGGACTATAAATTATAGGTGTGTCCAAAAATAAACGAAATCATAGTCAGGTCGGCATATCAGGATCCAACGGCACAAAAAGTGGCACGTGGGAGAGCATATTCCGTAGATGTGAAAGGTTTGATTCTTGTTCGAAATCACCGAGTCGAgagtctttatatataaaagaaaactcGCCGCTCTCATCCTCACGTTTCTCTTCCTTGGTTCCAAAATCTCCGAAACTTTCTCGacctctctctcatctctcccTGAAAAGAACCCTCTCTTTAATGGATAAATCGCCTCTCCGATCTCATTCCTCAGCGTTTTCCTCCAGACttttgttgctcttcttctctagttttcgtgcttcttcttcttcttcttctgttgttGTTTCCCATCGTAATTGTCGTTGATACGctttttctttcgtaaaacTCGGAAGCTCTGCCGATTCGTCAATAGTTGATTTGGATTTGAACCATGGGGAGGAGTAAGCTTCTCTTCTTGATTTTCAATCTCTATTTGATATAGAAAACTAAGACTTGACCTTTTGCTGGGAATATTGCAGAGTCTCAGCGTAAGAATGTCCCCATGGATTTGTTTGATAGTGATGATGATACAAGTAGTATTAGCTCTTCCTCCACCATCCGTTCTGAGAGACCCGGCATGGATGAAGTTCAGGTTCACAAAGATTTGATGCTGGATCAATCCCTTGATGCTCTCT
This region of Brassica napus cultivar Da-Ae chromosome C5, Da-Ae, whole genome shotgun sequence genomic DNA includes:
- the LOC106431668 gene encoding uncharacterized protein LOC106431668 — protein: MACAEQPLKKRRLYDTVPESQVESPSTCTPASSIPAPVTPPPPSQEEVQTRSRNREEIRRVHECYKRLKSCIGHRDGSRYATLEQAYRSLISASKGCTSVKRLVADFVPRYALYCPTAIGDAVETVIGMHNFSLEPLKTGQDADGVAFQTAKACIFGLVDLCSAASSNRRSSPEARDICSAVFRNVLTFFVLSFEGKEIFQILDKSDLKVQDPNEDFSQLMQKLSEGNSLPLIKLSQFRVLALLKVFFSFPKNSIATCFGFFNSSSTEDVATGKYLITNMTETISDIDTASNEPEPDENSGQTDSNKIEATVKNAEGLSGIHEASHSLKSCLLGMVLGRSLSIGRWAFFKYKNICSLSSFIDISSAIPSLEAMFALVGKDIKADDYQMESDDDDCGKFSASHVKPHSSTENDVRSSAGSVYDAGGSRSMDFETAEQRDLSCGRSSVPRGLINHHTPSPSARVPSDLRSNSADGRNNFIVGGSPAIQAAPRGPSSGKIVWYLDGDPTAYDIYPASGQLWLGYLGPEETEGHLRFQLDRYGPVDRFFFDPVKGFALAEYRSIIDAIRAREYLRAEFPWRIKFMDIGVGARGSFNGVAYGYCTHLYIGSISSQWERDEIVHESRQALYKGPRMVTDLYYEHALLMEFDTPDDAAVVMAHLRFYRGEKSKFNMPSVNRPLPHEGGVSHSESHLQMLPTSKPDNGSGEYVSPLMSTDPGANFQQNWPASGSTLVNPAQGGTPSCVPMPAPGQAATPTSQIPPSPFVQQPIHPPPNTSWDTRSLGHQISPSGTAIATSSQAQGPPPQQVSGPFVPPPVHPVSQSQEPYVQHFDQVYPPPPSGHSLPSVTQPPPPEMMPPPPQAQPPPLPHAHPPMVPPPPCNPQSPPPLPPTVTQLSEPDAYDHNAEHHWQGVLSKSGVHYSTIVAQRLESDICKYTNGFSEAVQWPVKLDMTKRTDMKKVKSSFTNTQPHQREVCQLIPATFSDRKGLQDFTSYLKQRDCAGVIKIPVTSLMWARHLFILPYSEETCSMLSVTPSSSECLIGLVLPKEPNAECS